In Streptomyces sp. NBC_01551, one DNA window encodes the following:
- a CDS encoding META domain-containing protein, producing MRTFRHVPVALAAALVLAAAVTACGDAGAALIAENPRPATGTVTVTAPAPKSPLTATEWTVDSLLDGDTAASLPADAAGRARFAIAADGAVSGNLGCNRFSAKATVSGSSLTVGPLTTTRMACEGGPGEVERALTELFGSGPLTWRIQGRALTLTAPDGAGLAAGAGSPAG from the coding sequence ATGCGTACCTTCCGGCACGTCCCCGTCGCCCTGGCCGCCGCCCTCGTCCTGGCCGCCGCCGTGACCGCCTGCGGTGACGCCGGCGCGGCCTTGATCGCGGAGAACCCGCGGCCCGCGACCGGCACCGTCACGGTCACCGCTCCGGCACCGAAGTCCCCGCTCACCGCGACCGAATGGACCGTGGACTCCCTGCTCGACGGGGACACCGCGGCCTCCCTCCCGGCCGACGCGGCCGGCCGGGCCCGGTTCGCGATCGCCGCCGACGGAGCCGTGAGCGGCAACCTCGGCTGCAACCGGTTCAGCGCCAAGGCCACCGTCTCCGGCTCCTCGCTCACCGTCGGCCCGCTCACCACCACCCGGATGGCCTGCGAGGGCGGCCCGGGCGAGGTCGAGCGGGCGTTGACCGAGCTGTTCGGCAGCGGCCCCCTCACCTGGCGGATCCAGGGCCGGGCCCTCACGCTCACCGCCCCCGACGGGGCCGGCCTGGCCGCGGGGGCCGGGTCCCCCGCCGGATAG
- a CDS encoding DUF3073 domain-containing protein, with translation MGRGRAKAKQTKVARQLKYNSGGTDLSRLANELGASPTDPLLPVSEPVEVDDDLDDDDDPYAKYADLYNSDDDDEDEESGPSAQRRGA, from the coding sequence ATGGGGCGCGGCCGGGCCAAGGCCAAGCAGACAAAGGTCGCCCGCCAGCTGAAGTACAACAGCGGCGGGACTGACCTCTCGCGTCTGGCCAATGAGCTGGGCGCATCGCCGACGGATCCGCTGCTGCCTGTCAGCGAGCCGGTCGAAGTCGATGACGATCTGGATGACGACGACGACCCGTACGCCAAGTACGCGGATCTGTACAACAGCGATGACGACGACGAGGACGAAGAGTCCGGTCCGTCGGCACAGCGTCGCGGCGCTTGA
- the purF gene encoding amidophosphoribosyltransferase — protein MPRGDGRLNHDLLPGEKGPQDACGVFGVWAPGEEVAKLTYFGLYALQHRGQESAGIAVSNGSQILVFKDMGLVSQVFDETSLGSLQGHIAVGHARYSTTGASVWENAQPTFRATAHGSIALGHNGNLVNTAELAEMVADLPRQDGRATQVAATNDTDLVTALLAGQTDDDGKPLTIEESAAKVLPQVKGAFSLVFMDEGTLYTARDPQGIRPLVLGRLERGWVVASETAALDICGASFVREVEPGELIAIDENGLRTSRFAEAKPKGCVFEYVYLARPDTDIAGRNVYLSRVEMGRRLAKEAPVDADLVIATPESGTPAAVGYAEASGIPYGSGLVKNAYVGRTFIQPSQTIRQLGIRLKLNPLKEVIRGKRLVVVDDSIVRGNTQRALVKMLREAGAAEVHIRISSPPVKWPCFFGIDFATRAELIANGMTVDEIATSLGADSLSYISLDAMIEATTIQKPNLCRACFDGEYPMELPDPQLLGKQLLENELAGGTDAADALRRP, from the coding sequence GTGCCTCGTGGTGATGGACGACTCAACCACGACCTGCTCCCCGGAGAAAAGGGCCCCCAGGACGCTTGCGGCGTCTTCGGTGTCTGGGCTCCGGGTGAAGAGGTCGCCAAGCTCACCTACTTCGGACTGTATGCACTGCAGCACCGCGGACAAGAGTCCGCGGGAATCGCTGTGAGCAACGGTTCCCAGATCCTCGTCTTCAAGGACATGGGCCTCGTTTCCCAAGTCTTCGACGAAACCTCTCTCGGCTCGCTCCAGGGTCATATCGCGGTCGGTCACGCCCGCTACTCGACCACTGGCGCCTCCGTCTGGGAGAACGCCCAGCCGACCTTCCGCGCGACCGCCCACGGCTCCATTGCCCTGGGTCACAACGGCAACTTGGTGAACACCGCCGAGCTCGCCGAGATGGTCGCCGACCTCCCCCGTCAGGACGGCCGCGCCACCCAGGTGGCGGCCACCAACGACACCGACCTGGTGACGGCCCTGCTCGCCGGCCAGACCGACGACGACGGCAAGCCCCTGACCATCGAGGAGTCGGCCGCCAAGGTCCTGCCTCAGGTCAAGGGCGCCTTCTCGCTCGTGTTCATGGACGAGGGGACCCTCTACACCGCCCGTGACCCGCAGGGCATCCGCCCGCTGGTCCTCGGCCGCCTGGAGCGCGGCTGGGTGGTCGCGAGCGAGACCGCCGCCCTCGACATCTGCGGCGCCAGTTTCGTCCGCGAGGTCGAGCCGGGCGAGCTCATCGCGATCGACGAGAACGGTCTGCGCACCTCCCGTTTCGCGGAAGCAAAGCCCAAGGGCTGTGTCTTCGAGTACGTCTACCTGGCGCGCCCGGACACGGACATCGCCGGCCGCAACGTCTACCTCTCGCGTGTCGAGATGGGCCGGCGCCTGGCCAAGGAAGCCCCGGTCGACGCCGACCTGGTGATAGCGACGCCGGAGTCCGGCACGCCCGCCGCCGTCGGCTACGCCGAGGCCAGCGGGATCCCGTACGGCTCCGGCCTGGTCAAGAACGCCTACGTCGGCCGGACCTTCATCCAGCCCTCGCAGACGATCCGCCAGCTCGGCATCCGCCTCAAGCTCAACCCCCTCAAGGAAGTCATCCGGGGCAAGCGCCTGGTGGTCGTCGACGACTCGATCGTCCGCGGCAACACCCAGCGCGCCCTCGTCAAGATGCTCCGCGAGGCCGGCGCGGCCGAGGTCCACATCCGGATCTCCTCGCCGCCGGTGAAGTGGCCGTGCTTCTTCGGCATCGACTTCGCCACCCGGGCCGAGCTGATCGCCAACGGCATGACGGTCGACGAGATCGCCACGTCGCTCGGCGCGGACTCGCTCTCGTACATCTCGCTCGACGCGATGATCGAGGCGACGACCATCCAGAAGCCCAACCTCTGCCGTGCCTGCTTCGACGGCGAGTACCCCATGGAGCTGCCCGACCCGCAGCTGCTGGGCAAGCAGCTCCTGGAGAACGAGCTGGCGGGCGGTACGGACGCCGCTGACGCGCTCCGTCGCCCGTAG
- a CDS encoding maleylpyruvate isomerase family mycothiol-dependent enzyme has product MAPKTRRYDAAKINAAVTAQFGHVADAVAELTPEQLARPSGLGDWTVGDLAAHVAWIADSLGAGLERPPAAVAELSASEWPSATASLAGRIAEAAKETLDGGPLPELFARAGDRLAAGLAANRGDRVLSLWIGAMTLADFMVTRTVELVVHTDDLNRAAGLDIPIERQALAACTRLLADALAANAPGASVEVRVPPFAVVQCVEGPRHTRGTPPNVVETDPLTWIRLATGRTGWADALSEARVSASGERADLSALLPLMS; this is encoded by the coding sequence ATGGCACCCAAGACCCGCAGGTACGACGCCGCGAAGATCAACGCGGCGGTGACCGCGCAGTTCGGCCATGTCGCCGACGCCGTGGCGGAGCTGACTCCCGAGCAGCTGGCGCGGCCCAGCGGGCTCGGGGACTGGACCGTGGGAGACCTCGCCGCGCACGTCGCGTGGATCGCGGACTCGCTGGGCGCCGGTCTGGAGCGGCCGCCCGCCGCCGTCGCCGAGCTGAGCGCCTCCGAGTGGCCCTCCGCCACCGCCTCCCTCGCCGGGCGGATCGCCGAGGCGGCCAAGGAGACCCTGGACGGCGGCCCGCTGCCCGAGCTGTTCGCGCGGGCCGGTGACCGGCTGGCCGCAGGGCTCGCGGCGAACCGCGGCGACCGGGTGCTGAGCCTGTGGATCGGGGCCATGACCCTGGCCGACTTCATGGTCACCCGGACCGTCGAACTCGTGGTCCACACCGACGACCTGAACCGGGCCGCGGGCCTGGACATCCCGATCGAGCGGCAGGCCCTGGCCGCCTGCACCCGGCTGCTCGCCGACGCCCTCGCGGCCAACGCGCCGGGCGCCTCGGTGGAGGTACGGGTCCCGCCGTTCGCGGTGGTCCAGTGCGTCGAGGGACCCCGGCACACCCGCGGCACCCCGCCCAACGTGGTGGAGACCGACCCGCTGACCTGGATCCGGCTCGCGACGGGCCGTACGGGCTGGGCCGACGCCCTCTCCGAGGCGCGGGTCAGCGCCAGCGGGGAGCGGGCCGACCTGTCCGCGCTGCTCCCGCTGATGAGCTGA
- the purS gene encoding phosphoribosylformylglycinamidine synthase subunit PurS — MPVARVVVDVMLKPEILDPQGQAVQRALPRLGFEGIADVRQGKRFELEVEGPVDQAALDRIHKMAETFLANTVIEDFTVKVEA; from the coding sequence GTGCCAGTGGCACGCGTCGTAGTCGACGTCATGCTCAAGCCGGAGATCCTCGACCCCCAGGGCCAGGCGGTGCAGCGTGCACTGCCGCGCCTGGGCTTCGAAGGGATCGCCGACGTCCGCCAGGGGAAGCGCTTCGAACTGGAAGTGGAGGGACCGGTCGACCAGGCCGCCCTCGACCGCATCCACAAGATGGCCGAAACGTTCCTCGCCAACACCGTCATCGAAGACTTCACCGTGAAGGTCGAGGCCTGA
- the purM gene encoding phosphoribosylformylglycinamidine cyclo-ligase: MTEKTTGASYAAAGVDIEAGDRAVELMKEWVKKTQRPEVLGGLGGFAGLFDASALKRYERPLLASATDGVGTKVDIARQLGVYDTIGHDLVAMVMDDIVVCGAEPLFMTDYICVGKVHPERVAAIVKGIAEGCVLAGCALVGGETAEHPGLLGPDDFDVAGAGTGVVEYDRLLGADRIRTGDAVIAMASSGLHSNGYSLVRHVLFERAKMSLDQHVEELGRTLGEELLEPTKIYSLDCMALTRTAEVHAYSHITGGGLAANLARVIPDHLHATVDRSTWAPGAIFDLVGKAGQVEQLELEKTLNMGVGMMAVVPQESVDVALTALADRGVDAWVAGEILDRGDRGEGATLTGSYAS; this comes from the coding sequence ATGACAGAGAAGACCACCGGTGCCAGCTACGCAGCCGCAGGCGTGGACATCGAAGCGGGGGACCGCGCCGTCGAGCTGATGAAGGAGTGGGTGAAGAAGACGCAGCGCCCCGAGGTCCTCGGCGGCCTCGGCGGCTTCGCCGGCCTCTTCGACGCCTCCGCCCTCAAGCGCTACGAGCGCCCGCTGCTGGCCTCCGCGACCGACGGGGTCGGCACGAAGGTGGACATCGCCCGCCAGCTGGGCGTGTACGACACCATCGGCCACGACCTGGTCGCGATGGTCATGGACGACATCGTCGTCTGCGGTGCCGAGCCGCTCTTCATGACCGACTACATCTGCGTCGGCAAGGTGCACCCCGAGCGTGTCGCGGCGATCGTCAAGGGCATCGCCGAGGGCTGTGTCCTCGCCGGCTGCGCCCTCGTCGGCGGCGAGACCGCCGAGCACCCGGGCCTGCTGGGCCCGGACGACTTCGACGTGGCGGGCGCCGGCACCGGTGTCGTCGAATACGACCGGCTCCTCGGCGCGGATCGCATCCGTACGGGTGACGCCGTCATCGCGATGGCGTCCTCCGGCCTTCACTCGAACGGGTACTCGCTGGTCCGCCACGTCCTCTTCGAGCGCGCCAAGATGTCGCTGGACCAGCACGTGGAGGAGCTCGGCCGGACCCTCGGCGAGGAGCTCCTGGAGCCCACCAAGATCTACTCGCTGGACTGCATGGCCCTCACCCGTACGGCCGAGGTCCACGCGTACTCGCACATCACCGGCGGCGGCCTCGCGGCGAACCTGGCCCGGGTGATCCCGGACCACCTGCACGCCACGGTCGACCGTTCGACCTGGGCCCCGGGCGCGATCTTCGACCTGGTCGGCAAGGCCGGGCAGGTGGAGCAGCTGGAGCTGGAGAAGACCCTGAACATGGGCGTCGGCATGATGGCCGTGGTCCCGCAGGAGTCGGTGGACGTGGCCCTGACCGCGCTGGCCGACCGGGGCGTGGACGCCTGGGTCGCGGGCGAGATCCTGGACCGGGGCGACCGCGGCGAGGGTGCGACCCTGACCGGTTCCTACGCGAGCTGA
- the purL gene encoding phosphoribosylformylglycinamidine synthase subunit PurL, which produces MSLDTVKNATETPDASQPWKELGLKEDEYARIREILGRRPTGAELAMYSVMWSEHCSYKSSKVHLKQFGEKAPENTAMLVGIGENAGVVDVGQGYAVTFKVESHNHPSYIEPYQGAATGVGGIVRDILAMGARPVAVVDPLRFGAADHPDTKRVLPGVVAGIGGYGNCLGLPNIGGEVVFDACYQGNPLVNAGCIGVMKHEDIHLAKASGPGNKVILYGARTGGDGIGGVSVLASETFDDSKPTKRPAVQVGDPFQEKLLIECTLEIFKEKLVAGIQDLGGAGLSCATSELASAGSGGMRVELDTVPLRDATLSPEEILMSESQERMCAIVEPQHVDRFMEICEKWDVIATVIGEVTDGERLEIFWHGEQIVDVPPGTVAHEGPVYNRPYARPEWQDALQADDAGKLPRPQTSEELRAQVLALVSSPNQASKSWVTDQYDRFVQGNTVLSQPEDAGMVRIDEDTNLGVAMATDGNGRFAKLDPYTGAQLALAEAYRNVAATGAKPLAISDCLNFGSPEDPGVMWQFAEATRGLADGCLELGTPVTGGNVSLYNQTGETAIHPTPVVAVLGVIDDVNRRTPMAFAEAGQLLYLLGDTAGEFGGSAWSQVVHDHLGGMPPKVDLGREKLLGEILISGSRDGMIDAAHDLSDGGVIQALTESCLRGGNGARIVVPEGLDAFTFLFSESAGRAIVSVPRSEELRFTDMCGARGLPATRIGVVDGEEIEIQGEFTLPLAELREAHEATIPALLA; this is translated from the coding sequence ATGAGCCTCGACACGGTCAAGAACGCCACCGAAACCCCGGACGCCTCCCAGCCTTGGAAGGAACTCGGCCTCAAGGAGGACGAGTACGCCCGGATCCGCGAGATCCTCGGCCGCCGCCCGACCGGTGCCGAGCTCGCCATGTACTCGGTCATGTGGTCCGAGCACTGCTCGTACAAGAGCAGCAAGGTCCACCTGAAGCAGTTCGGCGAGAAGGCCCCCGAGAACACGGCCATGCTCGTCGGCATCGGCGAGAACGCCGGCGTCGTCGACGTCGGCCAGGGGTACGCGGTCACCTTCAAGGTCGAGTCGCACAACCACCCCTCGTACATCGAGCCCTACCAGGGCGCGGCCACCGGCGTCGGCGGCATCGTCCGCGACATCCTCGCCATGGGCGCCCGCCCGGTCGCGGTCGTCGACCCGCTGCGCTTCGGTGCGGCCGACCACCCCGACACCAAGCGCGTCCTGCCGGGCGTGGTCGCGGGCATCGGCGGCTACGGCAACTGCCTGGGCCTGCCGAACATCGGCGGCGAGGTCGTCTTCGACGCCTGCTACCAGGGCAACCCGCTGGTCAACGCCGGCTGCATCGGCGTCATGAAGCACGAGGACATCCACCTCGCCAAGGCCTCCGGCCCCGGCAACAAGGTCATCCTCTACGGCGCCCGCACGGGCGGCGACGGCATCGGCGGCGTGTCCGTGCTGGCCTCGGAGACGTTCGACGACTCCAAGCCCACCAAGCGCCCCGCCGTCCAGGTCGGCGACCCCTTCCAGGAGAAGCTCCTCATCGAGTGCACCCTGGAGATCTTCAAGGAGAAGCTGGTCGCGGGCATCCAGGACCTCGGCGGCGCCGGGCTCTCCTGCGCGACCTCCGAGCTCGCCTCCGCCGGTTCCGGCGGCATGCGGGTCGAGCTGGACACCGTGCCGCTGCGCGACGCGACGCTCTCGCCCGAGGAAATCCTCATGAGCGAGTCGCAGGAGCGCATGTGCGCGATCGTCGAGCCGCAGCACGTCGACCGCTTCATGGAGATCTGCGAGAAGTGGGACGTCATCGCCACCGTCATCGGTGAGGTGACCGACGGCGAGCGCCTGGAGATCTTCTGGCACGGCGAGCAGATCGTGGACGTGCCCCCGGGCACCGTCGCCCACGAGGGCCCCGTCTACAACCGGCCCTACGCCCGCCCCGAGTGGCAGGACGCGCTCCAGGCCGACGACGCGGGCAAGCTGCCCCGCCCGCAGACCTCCGAGGAGCTCCGCGCCCAGGTCCTGGCGCTGGTCTCGTCCCCGAACCAGGCCTCGAAGTCCTGGGTCACGGACCAGTACGACCGCTTCGTCCAGGGCAACACGGTGCTGTCGCAGCCCGAGGACGCCGGCATGGTCCGCATCGACGAGGACACCAACCTCGGCGTGGCCATGGCGACGGACGGCAACGGCCGCTTCGCGAAGCTCGACCCGTACACGGGCGCGCAGCTCGCGCTGGCGGAGGCGTACCGCAACGTCGCCGCGACCGGCGCCAAGCCGCTCGCCATCTCCGACTGCCTCAACTTCGGCTCGCCCGAGGACCCGGGCGTCATGTGGCAGTTCGCCGAGGCCACCCGCGGCCTCGCGGACGGCTGCCTGGAGCTGGGCACCCCGGTGACCGGCGGCAACGTCTCGCTGTACAACCAGACCGGTGAGACCGCGATCCACCCGACCCCGGTCGTGGCGGTCCTCGGTGTGATCGACGACGTCAACCGGCGCACGCCGATGGCGTTCGCCGAGGCCGGCCAGCTGCTGTACCTGCTCGGCGACACGGCCGGGGAGTTCGGCGGTTCGGCCTGGTCGCAGGTGGTCCACGACCACCTCGGCGGCATGCCGCCCAAGGTGGACCTGGGCCGCGAGAAGCTGCTCGGCGAGATCCTGATCTCGGGCTCCCGCGACGGCATGATCGACGCCGCGCACGACCTGTCGGACGGCGGCGTCATCCAGGCGCTGACCGAGTCCTGCCTGCGGGGCGGCAACGGCGCGCGGATCGTGGTGCCGGAGGGTCTGGACGCGTTCACCTTCCTGTTCTCCGAGTCGGCGGGCCGGGCGATCGTGTCCGTACCGCGCAGCGAGGAGCTCCGCTTCACCGACATGTGCGGTGCGCGGGGTCTGCCGGCCACCCGCATCGGCGTGGTGGACGGCGAGGAGATCGAGATCCAGGGCGAGTTCACGCTCCCGCTGGCCGAGCTCCGCGAGGCCCACGAGGCGACCATCCCGGCGCTGCTGGCCTGA
- a CDS encoding Lsr2 family protein: MAQRVVVTISDDIDGGDATETVVFALDGKSYEIDLNETNAKKLRKSLAPFVAAGRRQSRSGKAFKHTSIAPDPAVVRAWARSNQLDVPPRGRIPKRVYEAYNAAH; the protein is encoded by the coding sequence GTGGCGCAGCGCGTAGTAGTCACGATCTCCGACGACATCGACGGCGGAGACGCGACGGAAACGGTCGTGTTCGCTCTGGACGGTAAGTCGTACGAGATCGACCTCAATGAGACGAACGCAAAGAAACTGCGGAAGAGCCTGGCCCCCTTCGTGGCCGCCGGCCGCCGGCAGTCCCGCTCGGGGAAGGCGTTCAAGCACACCTCGATCGCGCCGGACCCGGCCGTGGTCCGGGCCTGGGCCCGGTCGAACCAGCTCGACGTGCCGCCGCGCGGCCGCATCCCGAAGCGGGTCTACGAGGCCTACAACGCGGCCCACTGA
- the purQ gene encoding phosphoribosylformylglycinamidine synthase subunit PurQ, producing MTTRIGVVTFPGTLDDRDSLRAVRLAGAEPVSLWHRDKDLHQVDAVVLAGGFSYGDYLRAGAISRFSPVMETIIEQAKGGMPVLGICNGFQILTEAHLLPGAMLRNNHLHFICRDQKLRVENAETAWTGDYTAGQEISVPLKNMDGRYVAAERVLDELEAEGRVAFRYVDVNPNGSLRDIAGITNAAGNVVGLMPHPEHAVEPLIGTGRTDGLPFFTSVLKKLVSA from the coding sequence GTGACCACTCGCATCGGAGTCGTCACGTTCCCCGGAACGCTCGACGACCGTGACTCGCTGCGCGCCGTCCGCCTCGCGGGGGCCGAGCCGGTTTCGCTGTGGCACCGCGACAAGGACCTGCACCAGGTCGACGCGGTCGTCCTCGCCGGCGGCTTCTCCTACGGGGACTACCTGCGCGCCGGAGCCATCTCCCGGTTCTCGCCGGTGATGGAGACCATCATCGAGCAGGCCAAGGGCGGCATGCCCGTCCTCGGCATCTGCAACGGCTTCCAGATCCTCACCGAGGCCCACCTGCTGCCGGGGGCGATGCTCCGGAACAACCACCTGCACTTCATCTGCCGCGACCAGAAGCTGCGGGTGGAGAACGCGGAGACCGCGTGGACCGGCGACTACACCGCCGGCCAGGAGATCTCCGTACCGCTCAAGAACATGGACGGCCGGTACGTCGCCGCCGAGCGTGTGCTCGACGAACTGGAGGCCGAAGGCCGAGTGGCCTTCCGGTACGTGGACGTGAACCCGAACGGGTCGCTCCGCGACATCGCCGGCATCACCAACGCCGCGGGCAACGTCGTCGGCCTGATGCCGCACCCCGAGCACGCGGTCGAGCCGCTGATCGGGACGGGCCGCACCGACGGCCTCCCGTTCTTCACGTCGGTCCTGAAGAAGCTGGTCTCCGCATGA
- a CDS encoding putative leader peptide has product MQPLGDHRVTLVERRHVDLVRVASAICRCSA; this is encoded by the coding sequence ATGCAGCCTCTCGGTGACCACCGCGTCACCCTTGTCGAGCGCCGCCACGTAGACCTGGTCCGTGTCGCGAGCGCCATCTGTCGCTGTTCCGCGTAG
- a CDS encoding sulfatase — MSSYNSNLSRRTFGGAVGATAAAAAVGLGTGRAAASEAPQAGPAERPFRAARGRRSQRPNILFILGDDLGWADLSSYGSPHIKTPNLDRLARQGVRFTDAYAGSATCSPTRFSLYTGRYPGRTRGGLAEPIADKSAGLEPTHPTLASLLRDAGYATALIGKWHAGYLPDYSPTRSGWDEFFGNFGGALEYYSKLGLGGEYDLYEGDATYQDLRYYTRIITERASEYVSRDHGGKPWLLNLNFTTPHWPWIADGDTEESAEIVRRIKAGDARALWHQDGGSIEKYKQMVEDLDRSVGEVLKALKRSGQEDDTLVVFSSDNGGERFSYNWPLSGNKASLQEGGIRVPNIARWPARIDGGQVSHVPLFSPDWTATLLEVAGTRPHRAYPLDGTSLAGYLLRGEKAASRDLFWRVRGERALRRGDWKYYRGKAGRDQLFDLAGDLREQADKAASEPALLAELRAAWEKTDAGLLPYPG, encoded by the coding sequence GTGTCTTCGTACAACAGCAATCTGTCCCGTCGTACGTTCGGGGGCGCCGTCGGAGCCACCGCGGCGGCCGCCGCGGTGGGGCTCGGGACCGGTCGGGCCGCCGCCTCCGAGGCCCCTCAGGCGGGTCCCGCGGAGCGTCCGTTCCGGGCCGCGCGGGGCCGTCGTTCGCAGCGTCCGAACATCCTGTTCATCCTCGGGGACGACCTCGGCTGGGCCGACCTGTCCTCGTACGGCTCCCCGCACATCAAGACCCCGAACCTGGACCGGCTCGCCCGGCAGGGCGTCCGGTTCACCGACGCCTACGCCGGCTCGGCGACCTGCTCCCCGACCCGGTTCAGCCTGTACACCGGGCGCTATCCGGGCCGTACCCGGGGCGGGCTGGCCGAGCCCATCGCCGACAAGTCCGCCGGCCTGGAGCCCACCCACCCGACGCTGGCCTCGCTGCTGCGCGACGCCGGGTACGCCACCGCGCTGATCGGCAAGTGGCACGCGGGCTACCTGCCCGACTACAGCCCCACCAGGTCCGGGTGGGACGAGTTCTTCGGCAACTTCGGCGGCGCCCTGGAGTACTACTCCAAGCTGGGCCTGGGCGGCGAGTACGACCTCTACGAGGGCGACGCCACGTACCAGGACCTGCGCTACTACACCCGGATCATCACCGAGCGGGCGAGCGAGTACGTCTCCCGCGACCACGGCGGCAAGCCGTGGCTGCTGAACCTGAACTTCACCACCCCGCACTGGCCGTGGATCGCGGACGGGGACACCGAGGAGAGCGCCGAGATCGTCCGGCGCATCAAGGCGGGCGACGCGCGCGCCCTGTGGCACCAGGACGGCGGCTCGATCGAGAAGTACAAGCAGATGGTCGAGGACCTCGACCGCTCGGTCGGGGAGGTGCTGAAGGCGCTGAAGCGCTCCGGGCAGGAGGACGACACCCTGGTCGTGTTCTCCAGCGACAACGGCGGCGAGCGCTTCTCGTACAACTGGCCGCTCTCAGGCAACAAGGCCTCGCTCCAGGAGGGCGGGATCCGGGTCCCGAACATCGCCCGCTGGCCCGCCCGGATCGACGGGGGCCAGGTCAGCCACGTCCCGCTGTTCAGCCCGGACTGGACGGCGACGCTGCTGGAGGTGGCCGGAACCCGCCCCCACCGCGCCTACCCGCTGGACGGGACGAGCCTGGCCGGGTACCTGCTGCGCGGCGAGAAGGCCGCCTCGCGGGACCTGTTCTGGCGGGTACGGGGGGAGCGGGCGCTGCGCCGCGGGGACTGGAAGTACTACCGGGGCAAGGCGGGCCGGGACCAGCTGTTCGACCTGGCCGGGGACCTCCGCGAGCAGGCCGACAAGGCGGCGTCGGAGCCGGCCCTGCTGGCGGAGCTGCGGGCGGCGTGGGAGAAGACCGACGCGGGCCTGCTCCCTTACCCCGGCTGA
- a CDS encoding ABC transporter ATP-binding protein: MTDSDRQSVIRAEGLRRGYTGGFEAVRGVSFAVERGEIFALLGTNGAGKTSTVELLEGLAPPSGGQVRVFGLDPYKQRAKVRPRTGVMLQEGGFPSDLSVAETVRMWGGVTSGARPAAEVLDLVGLAARASVRVKQLSGGERRRLDLALALLGRPEVLFLDEPTTGMDPEGRRDTWALVRELRAQGTTVLLTTHYLEEAEELADRLAILHEGELVLTGTPAEVTATRPSRIRFTLPDGVSAARLPLTLRAAADGQHVEIRTEHLQSDLGALLRWAEESGVALAGLDARSASLEEAFLEIAESRRAPLGRTEGARTDIDHSDQMAGTR, encoded by the coding sequence ATGACTGACAGCGACCGCCAGAGCGTGATCCGGGCCGAGGGGCTGCGCCGCGGCTACACCGGGGGATTCGAGGCCGTCCGCGGCGTCTCCTTCGCCGTGGAGCGCGGCGAGATCTTCGCCCTGCTCGGCACCAACGGCGCCGGCAAGACGTCCACCGTCGAGCTCCTGGAGGGGCTGGCCCCGCCGAGCGGCGGCCAGGTGCGCGTCTTCGGGCTCGACCCGTACAAGCAGCGGGCCAAGGTCCGCCCGCGCACCGGGGTGATGCTCCAGGAGGGCGGCTTCCCCTCCGACCTGTCCGTCGCCGAGACCGTCCGGATGTGGGGCGGGGTCACCTCCGGGGCTCGCCCGGCGGCGGAGGTGCTGGACCTGGTCGGCCTGGCCGCGCGGGCCTCCGTACGGGTCAAGCAGCTGTCCGGCGGCGAGCGGCGGCGCCTGGACCTGGCGCTGGCCCTGCTGGGGCGGCCCGAGGTGCTGTTCCTCGACGAGCCGACCACCGGCATGGACCCCGAGGGCCGCCGGGACACCTGGGCGTTGGTACGCGAACTCCGGGCCCAGGGCACCACGGTGCTGCTGACCACGCACTACCTGGAGGAGGCGGAGGAACTCGCCGACCGGCTGGCGATCCTCCACGAGGGCGAGCTGGTCCTGACCGGGACCCCGGCCGAGGTGACGGCCACGCGGCCGTCGCGGATCCGCTTCACGCTGCCGGACGGTGTGTCCGCGGCCCGGCTCCCGCTGACGCTGCGCGCGGCGGCCGACGGGCAGCACGTGGAGATCCGTACCGAACACCTCCAGTCCGACCTCGGCGCGCTGCTGCGCTGGGCCGAGGAGTCCGGGGTCGCACTCGCCGGGCTCGACGCCCGCTCCGCCTCCCTGGAGGAGGCCTTCCTGGAGATCGCGGAGAGCCGCCGCGCGCCGCTAGGCCGTACCGAGGGCGCCCGCACCGATATCGACCACAGCGACCAGATGGCGGGGACCCGATGA